A region of Necator americanus strain Aroian chromosome I, whole genome shotgun sequence DNA encodes the following proteins:
- a CDS encoding hypothetical protein (NECATOR_CHRI.G2127.T1) — translation MLRVAVALSVAFAVSLSKTPNEKLKECCATLKQADKECVNKFCDFNAISQTNILNYLSTCSERGPTVGNMWDCASLRHDHTECCKSKGVEGKCLEYCSAHDGVPTNYLDYLFCVESFNEIRDCFMDHLSKNPAFKKG, via the exons aTGCTGCGGGTGGCCGTAGCCTTGAGTGTGGCATTTGCCGTTTCGCTCAGTAAGACACCCAACGAGAAGTTGAAGGAATGTTGTGCGACTCTTAAACAAGCGGACAAGGAATGCGTGAACAAATTCTGTGATTTTAACGCTATTTCACAAACTAAC ATTCTCAACTATCTCTCCACTTGCTCGGAACGTGGGCCTACTGTCGGAAATATGTGGGATTGCGCTTCTTTACGTCATGATCACACCGAATGTTGTAAG TCGAAGGGCGTTGAAGGAAAATGTCTTGAATACTGCTCAGCGCACGATGGTGTCCCCACCAATTACCTCGACTACCTATTCTGCGTCGAGTCCTTCAACGAGATCCGAGACTGCTTCATGGATCACCTCTCGAAGAATCCCGCATTCAAGAAGggataa